The proteins below come from a single Dehalococcoidia bacterium genomic window:
- a CDS encoding ABC transporter substrate-binding protein: MNQITKNRRAWVYVIATALTLSILFAVSCATGSPGDGPAPSPVVIEREVVRTVIVEVEKTLVQQAPAPPPVVVERDVVRTVVVEVEKPVVQEVTKVVEVVVTPTPMPPDPTPTPHPDTRVVRDDTGREVEIPYSPERVAVTNSWIVEVLMACDYTPVARPQIPLEFVFPPEAYDILVVAVSHSAGPNIEQLAAVRPDLVLTSPTYGRFAEPIQQALDVPVLIYDVDTVEDVLAKVELLGSMAGCTARAQQAVMDLRSRVEEQQRGLPEPGPSVFGIFGTSESFLGFTSASYLGDMVNLLGGSMITDGDPPYMYRGIPNHAYTPFSLEKVVEQDPEVMLVVRHGSPSETREENFSGLFSNPAWSGLTAAQSGRTHELSEWLYLRYPGPRIVWAMQELRPLLYPDALAESGG; the protein is encoded by the coding sequence ATGAATCAAATCACGAAGAATAGACGAGCCTGGGTTTACGTGATAGCGACAGCTCTCACTCTTTCAATCCTTTTCGCCGTGTCATGCGCGACCGGCAGTCCTGGGGATGGCCCCGCGCCATCACCTGTTGTCATTGAAAGAGAAGTGGTCAGGACCGTCATCGTCGAAGTCGAAAAGACGTTAGTCCAACAGGCCCCTGCCCCACCGCCAGTCGTCGTCGAGAGAGATGTCGTCAGGACTGTCGTGGTTGAGGTCGAAAAGCCAGTCGTGCAGGAGGTCACCAAGGTCGTGGAGGTCGTCGTAACTCCCACGCCGATGCCGCCTGACCCCACTCCAACTCCGCATCCCGACACACGCGTAGTCAGGGACGACACTGGCAGAGAAGTCGAGATTCCCTACAGTCCCGAGCGAGTCGCCGTCACCAACTCGTGGATAGTCGAGGTGCTGATGGCCTGCGACTACACACCAGTGGCTCGCCCGCAGATACCCCTCGAGTTCGTGTTCCCACCTGAGGCGTACGACATACTGGTGGTCGCTGTCTCACACTCCGCCGGCCCGAACATCGAGCAGCTGGCCGCGGTCAGGCCGGACCTTGTACTCACGTCTCCGACGTACGGAAGATTCGCAGAACCGATCCAGCAGGCGCTGGACGTGCCGGTACTGATCTACGACGTCGACACTGTTGAAGACGTACTGGCTAAGGTCGAACTCCTGGGCAGCATGGCCGGCTGCACCGCCAGGGCACAGCAGGCCGTCATGGACCTGCGCTCCAGAGTTGAAGAGCAACAACGTGGACTGCCAGAACCGGGCCCGTCCGTGTTCGGCATTTTCGGAACCAGCGAGTCTTTCCTGGGGTTCACTTCAGCGTCATATCTGGGCGATATGGTAAACCTGCTGGGCGGTAGCATGATCACCGACGGGGACCCGCCATACATGTACCGGGGCATCCCCAACCACGCCTACACGCCGTTCAGCTTGGAAAAGGTGGTCGAGCAAGACCCTGAGGTCATGCTGGTTGTGCGCCACGGGTCGCCCAGTGAGACGCGCGAGGAAAATTTCTCAGGTCTGTTCTCGAATCCCGCGTGGTCAGGACTCACGGCAGCACAGTCAGGCCGTACTCACGAGCTATCAGAGTGGCTGTATCTCCGGTATCCGGGCCCACGGATCGTGTGGGCTATGCAGGAGTTACGTCCGCTCCTCTACCCTGACGCCCTGGCTGAAAGCGGCGGGTAA
- a CDS encoding ABC transporter ATP-binding protein, with product MITAGDTETNIRVEDLTAAYDRHPVLDDVDVSVSAGEMVGIIGPNGSGKSTLLKVISRILAPEHGTVYLDGKSLPELPTGQIARKMATLPQAPPTPPKLTVRELVGYGRYPQVSWLKRFAAQDRDIIEWTISKCSLEDLSDRKLVTLSGGERQKAWIAMAMAQQPRVMLLDEPVTFLDISHQLEVMDLVSELNRSEGITVIVVLHDLNLAARYCPRLIAIREGRIHSDGAASEVIHPDVLREVFGIGAHVSEDPLTQRPVCYPYRLG from the coding sequence ATGATCACAGCGGGCGACACAGAGACCAACATCCGCGTCGAGGATCTGACCGCCGCGTACGATCGACACCCCGTACTGGACGATGTAGACGTGAGCGTTTCCGCCGGGGAGATGGTCGGCATCATTGGCCCGAACGGCTCAGGCAAGTCTACGCTGCTGAAGGTGATTAGCCGTATACTTGCCCCTGAGCACGGCACTGTTTATCTGGACGGAAAGTCCTTGCCCGAGCTGCCCACTGGCCAGATCGCCAGGAAGATGGCCACACTACCGCAGGCGCCGCCGACTCCCCCTAAACTGACAGTTCGCGAACTCGTCGGCTATGGCCGCTATCCACAAGTCTCCTGGCTCAAGCGGTTCGCGGCGCAGGACAGGGACATCATCGAGTGGACAATCAGCAAGTGTAGCCTGGAAGACCTTTCCGACCGCAAACTCGTGACACTCTCAGGCGGCGAACGACAGAAGGCATGGATCGCGATGGCCATGGCCCAGCAGCCGCGAGTGATGCTGCTGGACGAACCAGTGACGTTCTTGGACATTAGCCATCAGCTAGAGGTGATGGACCTCGTGTCGGAACTGAATCGCTCAGAGGGAATAACGGTGATAGTCGTGCTTCACGACCTGAATCTCGCCGCACGTTACTGTCCTCGGTTGATCGCGATCAGGGAAGGCAGAATTCACTCTGACGGTGCCGCAAGCGAGGTGATTCACCCGGATGTGCTGAGGGAGGTGTTTGGGATAGGGGCACACGTCTCTGAAGACCCGCTCACACAGCGGCCGGTCTGCTACCCGTATCGGCTTGGTTAG
- a CDS encoding tetratricopeptide repeat protein — MTSPADLEAIIAETTAVIELDPDNAEAWFKRGNAHSNRGEYVQAKTDMERVVELEPANAMAHNNLGVANLCLGNFGDAVDNTSRAIQIDQEYRDAYHNRGLAHSEVGDLESALSDFNMAIELDSEYWPAYRHRSVVNHLLGNSDASYQDFLRARELEAG, encoded by the coding sequence GTGACATCACCCGCAGACCTTGAGGCGATCATCGCGGAGACGACCGCCGTGATCGAACTCGATCCGGACAACGCCGAAGCCTGGTTCAAACGCGGCAACGCCCACTCGAACAGAGGCGAGTACGTCCAGGCTAAGACCGACATGGAGCGGGTGGTCGAACTCGAACCGGCGAATGCGATGGCCCACAATAACCTCGGGGTCGCCAACCTGTGCCTCGGCAACTTCGGGGACGCCGTGGACAACACTTCTCGCGCTATCCAAATCGACCAGGAGTACCGGGACGCCTACCACAACAGGGGACTCGCACACTCAGAGGTCGGAGACCTGGAGTCGGCCCTATCAGACTTCAACATGGCCATAGAGCTCGATTCAGAGTACTGGCCTGCCTACCGCCACAGGAGCGTCGTCAACCACCTGCTCGGCAACTCCGACGCCTCCTACCAGGATTTTCTTCGAGCGCGAGAGCTGGAGGCTGGTTAA
- the panB gene encoding 3-methyl-2-oxobutanoate hydroxymethyltransferase, producing the protein MRVTIRDLRRMKRNGEKIPMITAYDYTSAQLVERAGIPLILVGDSLGQVVLGYDSTVPVTMDEMVHHIKTVVRGTQRAHVVGDLPFLSYHADIPEAIHNAGRLLKEGGAQSVKLEGGRTQAETVSRIVESGIPVMGHIGLTPQAVNQLGGYRVQGRSLKDAVRLMEDARALEEAGAYAIVLECVPAQLAGMITERVGVPTIGIGAGAGCDGQVQVFHDMMGLYQDFVPKHARQYAQLGQTIIEATQGYIRDIENEQFPDDSESFKLNEDVLEELSEYSAKPV; encoded by the coding sequence ATGCGAGTTACGATCAGAGACCTCAGGCGGATGAAACGGAACGGGGAGAAGATCCCCATGATCACCGCCTACGACTACACCTCAGCCCAGCTGGTCGAGCGGGCCGGCATCCCCCTGATTCTAGTCGGCGACAGCCTCGGCCAGGTCGTTCTGGGCTACGATTCCACCGTGCCGGTGACCATGGACGAGATGGTCCATCACATCAAGACCGTCGTTCGGGGCACCCAGCGCGCTCACGTGGTCGGAGACCTGCCCTTCCTGAGCTACCACGCCGATATCCCTGAGGCGATCCACAATGCAGGACGCCTGCTCAAGGAGGGCGGAGCGCAGTCGGTAAAGCTCGAAGGCGGACGCACCCAGGCAGAAACGGTCAGCCGCATCGTCGAGAGCGGCATCCCGGTCATGGGCCACATCGGGCTAACGCCACAGGCGGTCAACCAGCTCGGCGGCTACAGGGTCCAGGGACGAAGCCTCAAAGACGCCGTACGTCTCATGGAGGACGCCAGAGCGCTTGAGGAGGCCGGAGCTTACGCCATCGTGCTCGAGTGCGTTCCGGCCCAGCTTGCGGGCATGATTACCGAACGCGTCGGCGTGCCGACCATCGGTATCGGGGCAGGTGCGGGCTGCGACGGCCAGGTACAGGTCTTCCACGATATGATGGGTCTGTACCAGGACTTCGTTCCCAAGCATGCCCGGCAGTACGCGCAGTTGGGACAGACGATCATCGAGGCGACCCAGGGCTATATCCGGGACATCGAAAACGAGCAGTTCCCCGACGACTCCGAGAGCTTCAAGCTGAACGAGGACGTGCTGGAAGAGCTGTCCGAGTACTCAGCCAAGCCTGTCTAG
- a CDS encoding ferritin has translation MLSDRLQDAINKQINNELYSAHLYLSMSAYFESLDLNGFAHWMRLQFEEETAHALKLFDYVNDRDGRVALRAIEQPQIEFESPNSVMRSALEHERLVTSMINDLYALSIDEKDYPTHVLLEWFVSEQVEEEKTLNEINAHMDLIGNDGTGLLIMDQRLGSRTAEAGSDGGEAEGAEAL, from the coding sequence ATGCTATCCGACAGGCTGCAGGACGCAATCAACAAACAGATCAACAACGAGCTCTATTCGGCACACCTCTACCTCTCGATGTCTGCGTACTTCGAATCGCTCGACCTCAACGGCTTCGCCCACTGGATGAGGCTCCAGTTCGAGGAGGAGACGGCACACGCGCTCAAGCTGTTCGACTACGTCAACGACAGGGACGGACGTGTGGCATTGCGCGCCATCGAGCAGCCGCAGATCGAGTTCGAGTCTCCAAACTCCGTGATGCGCAGCGCGCTCGAACACGAGCGACTCGTCACCTCGATGATCAACGACCTGTATGCGCTGTCGATCGACGAGAAGGACTACCCGACCCACGTGCTGCTCGAGTGGTTCGTGTCCGAGCAGGTCGAGGAAGAGAAGACCCTCAACGAGATCAACGCACACATGGACCTGATCGGCAACGACGGCACCGGCCTGCTGATAATGGACCAACGACTCGGCTCACGCACCGCCGAAGCAGGGTCTGATGGAGGAGAGGCAGAAGGCGCCGAAGCTCTATAG
- a CDS encoding antibiotic biosynthesis monooxygenase — MYVGTNRIRVQKGTGHQLEERFSEQGGVENHPGFIRFQMWKLDDDDEDFEEYLIVTQWKSKEHQREWVRSEGFRHAHSGPRADFILGHARFRGYEVRLASEIGQAKSPV; from the coding sequence ATGTACGTCGGAACCAACAGGATCAGGGTTCAGAAGGGCACCGGGCATCAGTTGGAGGAACGCTTCTCCGAGCAGGGCGGCGTCGAGAATCATCCCGGATTCATCCGCTTCCAGATGTGGAAGTTGGACGACGATGACGAGGACTTCGAAGAGTACCTGATCGTCACCCAGTGGAAGTCCAAGGAACATCAGCGCGAGTGGGTCCGGAGCGAGGGCTTTAGACATGCACACTCGGGCCCGAGGGCCGACTTCATCCTCGGTCACGCCCGTTTCAGAGGCTACGAGGTCCGGCTCGCCTCTGAAATCGGACAGGCCAAGTCACCAGTCTAG
- a CDS encoding MFS transporter, translated as MLSHKVSRSPHYKWWVFAAVGLGSFTGVMTFGTVNVALPTIAGHFETDLPTVQWVVIAQTLTVSALLLPMGRLSDMVGRKQVYIVGLLLLMGASVFAATSSSVFMLVLSRVVQGMGAAMTQGTGMAMITSVFPEEERGKGIGTHMSVIGTGGMVGPVLGGFLVSTLGWRWVFLVNLPLASIALIGALLLMDSKLFSREGRGARFDWPGAAMSTAALVTFLLLMTNGYRLGWFSPTIVSAGTLFVALLAGFIWWELRAPAPMLDLSLFRHRIFSLGVLASFISFLSVASVRFIMPFYLQGVLGYQPSQVGLIMLPTAITMTIMGPVAGRLSDRYGYRIFNVAGLMLASAGIFTISRVSEATPLAVVIGGMVLQSAGTGLFNSPNSASIFSASQGRRHGVVAALLSLVRNSANVTSIAVATAVVTATMVSMGYAPDLSNVGGGDDPGLGRSFVSGMNTLYLAMGLLLLVGVVASFLKGPAPAGTGGRRRRAVGVQAGD; from the coding sequence TTGCTCAGTCACAAAGTCTCTCGCAGCCCACACTACAAGTGGTGGGTGTTCGCAGCAGTCGGTCTCGGCTCCTTCACTGGGGTGATGACCTTCGGGACCGTAAACGTCGCGCTGCCAACGATCGCGGGCCACTTCGAGACCGACCTCCCCACCGTACAGTGGGTCGTCATCGCCCAGACTCTCACGGTGAGCGCGCTGCTCCTCCCCATGGGCCGGCTATCCGACATGGTCGGCCGCAAGCAGGTGTACATCGTCGGACTGCTGCTCCTGATGGGAGCGTCGGTCTTTGCCGCGACGTCGTCCAGTGTCTTCATGCTGGTGCTGTCCCGAGTGGTACAGGGAATGGGCGCCGCGATGACCCAGGGCACCGGCATGGCGATGATCACCTCGGTGTTCCCCGAAGAGGAACGCGGCAAGGGCATCGGCACCCACATGAGCGTGATCGGCACCGGCGGGATGGTCGGGCCTGTACTCGGAGGCTTCCTGGTAAGTACGCTCGGATGGCGATGGGTGTTCCTGGTCAACCTTCCGCTGGCGTCAATCGCGCTCATTGGCGCGCTGCTGCTGATGGACTCGAAGCTGTTCTCCCGGGAGGGACGGGGCGCGCGATTCGACTGGCCCGGAGCGGCGATGTCGACAGCCGCGCTGGTGACCTTCCTATTGCTCATGACGAACGGCTACCGGCTCGGCTGGTTCTCACCTACGATTGTCAGCGCTGGGACTCTCTTCGTCGCACTGCTGGCAGGATTTATATGGTGGGAGCTTCGCGCCCCAGCCCCGATGCTCGACCTATCGCTGTTCAGGCACCGTATCTTCTCATTAGGAGTGCTGGCCAGCTTCATATCCTTCCTGAGTGTTGCCTCAGTGCGCTTCATCATGCCCTTCTACCTGCAGGGTGTGCTCGGCTACCAGCCAAGCCAGGTTGGACTCATCATGCTTCCCACGGCAATCACCATGACGATCATGGGGCCGGTCGCGGGACGTCTATCCGATCGCTACGGCTACCGCATCTTCAACGTGGCCGGACTCATGCTGGCGTCGGCTGGCATCTTCACCATATCGCGCGTGTCGGAGGCCACTCCCCTCGCTGTAGTTATCGGTGGGATGGTGTTGCAGAGCGCAGGAACAGGTCTGTTCAATTCGCCCAACTCGGCGTCGATCTTCAGTGCGTCGCAGGGCAGACGGCACGGTGTCGTGGCAGCGTTACTCAGCCTCGTGCGCAACTCAGCTAACGTGACTTCGATTGCAGTTGCCACAGCCGTCGTGACCGCTACGATGGTGTCGATGGGATACGCACCCGACCTCTCCAACGTGGGCGGAGGCGACGATCCCGGACTGGGACGCTCCTTCGTCTCCGGCATGAATACGCTTTACCTCGCGATGGGACTCCTGCTTCTCGTCGGTGTGGTCGCATCCTTCCTCAAGGGGCCGGCGCCCGCCGGGACAGGGGGACGACGCAGGCGTGCAGTCGGAGTTCAGGCCGGGGACTGA
- a CDS encoding FIST C-terminal domain-containing protein yields MKWVTSVSEHRFLKYAVAECATEIREALGEQSPDLAVVFVSAHHAARYEELPSLVRELIGECVLVGCSGGGVIGAGREVENRPGFSIAVAVLPETTVAAFHIENSDLPDGDAPPHLWEDMLGVTVQDDPQFLLLSDPFSVQGEHLLMGLDYAFPKSAKIGGLASGGQQPGANALYFGEEVHRSGAVGVALHGNVAVDTIVAQGCRPIGGRMQITGSDRNMLMELDGRSTFDVLRELFAGMSERDQQLAQHSLFLGVVMDEFNDEPKLGDFLIRNIIGLDAKRGALAVGEYLKEGQIVQFHLRDAETSSQDLNDMLNQYTSDGVQTSGNGALLFQCLGRGEYLYGRPDHDTDMFRDKVGDIPLAGFFCNGEIGQVSGSTYLHGYTSSFGIFRPKA; encoded by the coding sequence ATGAAGTGGGTAACTTCCGTATCGGAGCACAGGTTTCTCAAGTACGCGGTTGCCGAGTGCGCGACCGAGATCAGGGAAGCGCTTGGCGAACAGAGTCCAGACCTCGCCGTCGTCTTCGTTTCCGCTCACCATGCCGCCCGGTACGAGGAGCTTCCCTCGCTCGTGAGAGAGTTGATCGGGGAGTGCGTTCTGGTTGGCTGCTCCGGCGGAGGAGTAATCGGAGCCGGCAGAGAGGTGGAGAACCGGCCCGGCTTCTCGATTGCGGTAGCCGTACTGCCTGAGACGACTGTGGCGGCGTTCCACATCGAGAACTCCGATCTGCCCGACGGAGATGCCCCGCCTCACCTGTGGGAGGACATGCTGGGCGTTACTGTCCAGGACGACCCACAGTTCCTGCTGCTGTCCGACCCGTTCAGCGTCCAGGGCGAGCACCTTCTCATGGGACTCGACTACGCCTTCCCTAAAAGCGCGAAGATCGGCGGTCTGGCGTCCGGCGGACAGCAGCCCGGCGCCAACGCGCTGTACTTTGGAGAAGAGGTGCACAGGTCGGGGGCTGTCGGTGTTGCGCTACACGGGAACGTGGCTGTCGACACGATAGTCGCGCAGGGCTGTAGGCCCATCGGCGGGCGGATGCAGATTACCGGGTCTGACCGAAACATGCTAATGGAGCTTGACGGCCGGAGTACCTTCGACGTACTGAGAGAACTGTTCGCCGGGATGAGCGAACGCGACCAGCAGCTTGCCCAGCACTCGCTCTTCCTCGGCGTGGTGATGGACGAATTCAACGACGAACCAAAACTGGGGGACTTCCTGATCAGGAACATCATCGGCCTGGACGCGAAGCGCGGCGCCCTGGCCGTGGGCGAGTACCTTAAAGAGGGTCAGATCGTCCAGTTCCACCTGAGAGACGCCGAGACATCGTCGCAGGACCTCAACGATATGCTGAACCAGTACACGTCGGACGGCGTTCAGACATCAGGCAACGGTGCGCTACTGTTCCAGTGCCTGGGACGCGGCGAGTACCTGTACGGTCGACCCGACCACGACACGGACATGTTCCGCGACAAGGTCGGCGACATCCCGCTGGCCGGCTTCTTCTGCAACGGCGAGATCGGGCAGGTGTCGGGCTCGACGTACCTGCACGGCTACACCAGCTCATTCGGCATCTTCAGGCCGAAGGCCTGA
- a CDS encoding ArsB/NhaD family transporter, which translates to MVVAAAIFGISYLLIAIGRLPHVIVAVLGAMAMVFFGAITGHEALSHVNLEVILLLAGMMSLANMIARTGAFDWAAIRGAQLVGGNGFLTLCLMCLLTAVSSAFLDNVTVVVLAVPITLSICRTLGINPVPFLLAQVFASNIGGVSTIVADPPNIIIASEADIGFLDFMLNAAPVSLVSMLALFAMLYLWFRNSVTTTAESRAAVMRQNPSAAITDRILLIKCAIVFGLTVLGFLTHELLHVGPAFIALTAAAVLALVSRLDPHEVLKQVEWTTLAFFIGLFMLVGGLEETGWTVEIREWLVDMSGGSERNMAFLLVWFGGVTSAIVDNIPFTATMVEVVGGFSNDSSDGISPLWWALAMGADLGGNATIVGASANVIVVNLARAAGYPVSFMHFFRYGAVITVLTLIVSTAYLWLRYYS; encoded by the coding sequence TTGGTAGTCGCCGCAGCAATATTTGGTATTTCCTACCTGCTCATCGCCATTGGGCGTTTGCCCCATGTGATTGTCGCCGTTCTCGGCGCGATGGCCATGGTGTTCTTTGGAGCGATCACAGGCCACGAGGCACTCTCCCACGTGAACCTTGAGGTCATCCTGCTGCTGGCCGGCATGATGTCCCTCGCGAACATGATCGCCAGGACCGGAGCGTTCGACTGGGCGGCCATCAGAGGCGCTCAGCTTGTCGGCGGCAACGGCTTCCTGACCCTCTGCCTGATGTGCCTGCTGACCGCCGTGTCGTCTGCGTTCCTCGACAACGTCACGGTGGTAGTTCTCGCAGTACCGATCACGCTTTCGATCTGTCGCACGCTGGGAATCAACCCCGTGCCGTTCCTGCTGGCGCAGGTTTTCGCTTCGAACATCGGCGGGGTATCGACCATCGTCGCCGACCCGCCGAACATCATCATCGCATCTGAGGCCGACATAGGCTTCCTTGACTTCATGCTAAACGCCGCGCCAGTGAGCCTCGTATCGATGCTGGCCCTGTTCGCCATGCTGTACCTGTGGTTCAGAAACAGCGTCACGACAACCGCCGAGAGCCGCGCCGCCGTCATGCGCCAAAACCCGAGCGCCGCGATCACTGACCGGATCCTGCTAATCAAGTGCGCGATCGTGTTTGGACTCACCGTGCTGGGGTTCCTGACCCATGAGCTGCTTCACGTCGGGCCAGCATTCATCGCCCTTACGGCCGCCGCGGTGCTCGCGCTTGTCTCCCGGTTGGACCCGCACGAAGTGCTCAAACAGGTCGAGTGGACGACGCTTGCGTTCTTCATAGGGCTGTTCATGCTTGTTGGCGGACTCGAAGAGACGGGCTGGACGGTCGAGATACGGGAGTGGCTCGTCGACATGTCCGGGGGCAGCGAGAGGAACATGGCATTCCTCCTCGTTTGGTTCGGAGGTGTAACGTCGGCGATAGTCGACAACATCCCCTTCACGGCAACGATGGTCGAGGTGGTCGGCGGGTTCTCCAACGACAGCTCAGACGGCATCTCGCCGCTGTGGTGGGCGCTCGCGATGGGCGCAGACCTGGGAGGCAACGCGACGATCGTCGGAGCGTCGGCCAACGTCATAGTCGTCAATCTCGCTCGCGCCGCCGGCTACCCCGTCAGTTTCATGCACTTCTTCAGATACGGCGCAGTTATCACAGTGCTGACCCTGATAGTGTCAACAGCATACCTGTGGCTGCGCTACTACTCGTAG
- a CDS encoding bifunctional nuclease family protein, whose protein sequence is MELASVTRLFKDQSTNKTTLLLEAVETKDKFKITIPSHKAGILALEGHGLNDRCGIYGILSECVDQLGGAFTSVIVSLSKTKGVSAAICMSRDEELTRIKADVVELVAFALHVQIPLFLDVKDEPSVVPPIESSKQHEAGNPGLPAVFENVLTEIMGSKEERATKKDDGPDADRELPLDSFGH, encoded by the coding sequence ATGGAGCTCGCTTCAGTCACACGCCTCTTCAAAGACCAGTCTACCAATAAGACAACCCTGCTTCTCGAGGCTGTTGAGACCAAGGATAAGTTCAAGATAACTATACCCAGCCATAAGGCAGGCATTCTTGCACTTGAGGGCCACGGGCTGAACGACCGCTGCGGAATCTATGGAATCCTCTCTGAGTGTGTCGATCAACTCGGCGGTGCATTCACCTCGGTCATAGTCAGCCTGAGCAAGACCAAAGGCGTAAGTGCGGCGATATGCATGAGCCGCGATGAAGAATTAACGCGGATTAAAGCCGACGTGGTAGAGCTTGTCGCGTTTGCGCTGCACGTACAGATTCCACTTTTCCTCGATGTGAAAGACGAACCCAGTGTGGTCCCTCCAATCGAGAGCAGTAAGCAACACGAAGCTGGAAACCCCGGTCTACCTGCCGTTTTCGAAAACGTACTGACAGAAATCATGGGGTCCAAGGAAGAGCGCGCTACTAAGAAAGACGACGGGCCAGACGCAGACCGTGAGCTCCCGCTTGATAGCTTCGGACATTAG
- a CDS encoding iron ABC transporter permease, whose product MGFADSIPSRVQPSASRVGLSSYVRQSAVLVIGSGILLGGLVLSISIGAVFINPSDVLNAVVGDADRVPRQIIWNLRVPRALVGALVGVNLAVSGVLLQGVMRNPLAAPTIVGVTAGAGLAATAVMVLMPGLPTFIPLVAFGGAMAASVFVYLLSWQPGLGTSPMRMVLAGVAVTSMLGAFTTGLMVILWLAGNLVGRSWNHLELVWLYSVFGLIGALLLVRQLNVMQLGDDAARGLGVRTERMRLTAIALASLLAASAVSVAGLVGFVGLMVPHVMRLLGGHNHAYLVIASAIGGAALMVWADLGARMVLSPLEMPVGIITALIGGPFFVFLLYRTRFIGGRGV is encoded by the coding sequence ATGGGTTTCGCAGACTCCATCCCCTCGAGAGTCCAACCCTCCGCATCCAGGGTCGGACTCTCATCATACGTGCGCCAGTCAGCGGTACTGGTCATCGGCAGTGGCATACTGCTCGGGGGTCTGGTCCTGTCAATCTCAATCGGCGCAGTCTTCATCAACCCTTCTGACGTATTGAACGCCGTTGTCGGCGACGCCGATCGTGTCCCTCGTCAGATCATATGGAATCTTCGCGTGCCGAGGGCATTGGTCGGTGCCCTGGTAGGAGTGAATCTCGCCGTTTCTGGCGTGCTGCTCCAGGGAGTCATGAGGAATCCGCTGGCCGCGCCGACAATCGTCGGCGTCACCGCCGGGGCAGGACTTGCGGCAACGGCCGTGATGGTACTCATGCCCGGCCTGCCGACATTCATTCCGCTGGTCGCCTTTGGCGGCGCCATGGCCGCATCGGTGTTCGTGTATCTACTGTCGTGGCAACCTGGTCTCGGCACCTCGCCAATGCGCATGGTGCTTGCCGGAGTAGCCGTGACTTCGATGCTGGGTGCGTTCACGACTGGCTTGATGGTGATTCTCTGGTTGGCCGGCAACCTTGTGGGACGGAGCTGGAACCACCTGGAACTGGTCTGGCTATACAGCGTCTTTGGACTGATAGGGGCGCTGTTGCTTGTGCGACAACTCAACGTAATGCAGCTTGGCGACGACGCGGCCCGCGGTCTGGGTGTCCGAACAGAGAGAATGCGTCTGACCGCCATAGCCCTGGCGTCGCTGCTGGCCGCCTCTGCAGTGAGCGTCGCCGGCCTGGTTGGCTTCGTTGGGTTAATGGTGCCGCACGTGATGCGGCTGCTCGGTGGTCACAACCATGCGTACCTTGTAATTGCCTCAGCCATAGGCGGCGCTGCCTTGATGGTGTGGGCCGATCTCGGCGCACGTATGGTGCTGTCGCCTCTGGAAATGCCTGTAGGTATAATCACCGCGCTTATCGGCGGACCGTTCTTCGTCTTCCTTTTGTACAGGACCCGCTTTATCGGCGGCCGAGGAGTTTAG